From Anaerolineae bacterium, a single genomic window includes:
- the rlmB gene encoding 23S rRNA (guanosine(2251)-2'-O)-methyltransferase RlmB translates to VALEVGHYPTVEIDDILARAKKSNDPPFIIALDHLEDPHNLGAILRTAEVVGGHGVLLPKQRSVDVTPAVISASAGAAEHIWVAKIPNLTQALQKLKQANVWVVGVENTPDALFYHQANLTGAIVVVVGSEGRGLSRLVKETCDFLIKLPMRGQIESLNASVACGLILYEVWRARQFDQPLTPKSP, encoded by the coding sequence GTGGCCCTGGAAGTGGGGCATTACCCTACTGTTGAAATTGACGATATCTTGGCCCGCGCCAAGAAGTCAAACGACCCTCCCTTTATCATTGCCCTGGACCACCTTGAAGACCCGCACAATTTAGGGGCCATTCTCCGCACCGCCGAGGTGGTGGGGGGGCATGGGGTGCTGCTGCCCAAACAGCGTTCGGTTGACGTGACGCCGGCGGTAATCAGCGCCTCGGCCGGCGCCGCCGAACATATCTGGGTGGCAAAAATCCCCAATTTAACCCAGGCGTTGCAAAAACTCAAACAGGCTAATGTGTGGGTAGTTGGTGTGGAAAATACGCCGGATGCTTTGTTTTATCACCAGGCCAACCTTACCGGCGCTATTGTTGTGGTTGTTGGCAGCGAAGGGCGGGGGCTGAGCCGGCTGGTCAAAGAAACCTGCGACTTTTTGATTAAATTGCCCATGCGCGGGCAAATTGAATCGCTTAACGCCTCGGTGGCCTGCGGCCTGATTTTGTACGAGGTATGGCGGGCGCGGCAGTTTGACCAGCCCCTTACCCCAAAATCTCCTTAA
- the hisC gene encoding histidinol-phosphate transaminase — protein MSNSSSLPFNPYIAAAPIYVGGASIESIKNKYGLDDVIKLASNESPFSPSPLAVKAMQEAAVELNRYPPMGDESLREALAQTIGRGTTPDHFVTGNGGCDILSMLAAGFLKEGDECVICRPTFPVYEITARRVGANMVYADLHPEHYTYDVEAILGALTGRTRIIYLCNPNNPTGTTLTAEQMETLVNNVPANVLMVADEVYYHFVTTADYPDTLAYVHQGKNVVILHSFSKVYSLAGLRLGYAIAPPEIARYLSRARESFHLNQIVFAGGIAALQDTEYIKKTIELILSGRSWLMEQLLGLDMPVWPSQSNFILFKPPFPAALVSERLLQHGVIVRPMSQFYLPTHLRVTVGLPEENERFVVALRESLAELEAEGAPKEIAQEKSGGEFKF, from the coding sequence TTGAGTAATTCATCATCTTTACCATTTAATCCCTACATTGCCGCTGCGCCCATTTACGTGGGCGGCGCGTCCATCGAGTCAATCAAAAACAAATATGGCCTGGACGACGTGATAAAACTGGCTTCCAATGAAAGCCCGTTCAGCCCGTCGCCACTGGCGGTTAAAGCCATGCAAGAGGCCGCCGTCGAGCTGAATCGCTACCCGCCTATGGGCGACGAGAGTTTGCGCGAAGCCCTGGCCCAAACTATTGGCCGGGGAACAACCCCCGATCATTTTGTCACCGGCAACGGCGGCTGCGATATTTTGTCAATGCTGGCGGCCGGCTTTTTAAAAGAAGGCGACGAGTGCGTCATCTGCCGGCCAACTTTTCCCGTTTATGAAATAACCGCGCGCCGGGTTGGGGCTAACATGGTTTACGCCGACTTGCACCCCGAACATTACACTTACGATGTGGAAGCTATTTTGGGCGCGCTGACCGGACGCACCCGCATTATTTACCTCTGCAACCCCAACAATCCCACCGGCACCACCCTCACGGCTGAACAGATGGAGACGCTGGTCAATAATGTCCCCGCCAATGTGCTTATGGTGGCCGATGAGGTGTATTATCACTTTGTGACCACGGCTGATTATCCCGACACGCTGGCATACGTGCATCAGGGCAAAAATGTCGTCATCCTGCACAGCTTCTCCAAAGTCTATAGCCTGGCCGGTTTGCGTTTGGGTTACGCCATCGCCCCGCCGGAGATTGCCCGCTATCTCTCCCGCGCCCGCGAGTCTTTTCATTTGAATCAGATAGTTTTTGCCGGGGGTATCGCTGCTTTGCAAGATACCGAATACATCAAAAAAACTATTGAGTTGATCCTATCTGGCCGAAGCTGGCTGATGGAGCAATTGCTTGGGCTGGACATGCCGGTCTGGCCGAGCCAGTCCAACTTTATCCTATTCAAACCGCCTTTTCCCGCGGCCCTTGTTTCTGAGCGACTTTTGCAACACGGCGTTATTGTGCGGCCAATGTCCCAATTTTATTTACCCACGCATCTACGGGTGACGGTTGGTTTGCCGGAAGAAAATGAGCGGTTTGTGGTCGCCTTACGGGAATCGCTGGCCGAGTTGGAGGCCGAAGGCGCGCCCAAAGAAATTGCCCAGGAAAAAAGCGGCGGAGAATTTAAGTTTTAA